Proteins from a genomic interval of Deltaproteobacteria bacterium:
- a CDS encoding adenine phosphoribosyltransferase, which produces MPEQLKKIIRDVPDFPKKGIVFKDITTLLKDAVSFQRMVDLIGHRYLGKGIDLIVGIEARGFIIGAALAYKLGAGIVIVRKPGKLPHKTYKTTYSLEYGEDTLEIHQDAISHGHNILVADDVLATGGTASAVCGLVQEMGGEIIECAFIGEITALNGRKKLEPHPVFSLIKF; this is translated from the coding sequence ATGCCAGAACAGTTAAAAAAAATCATTAGGGATGTGCCTGACTTTCCAAAGAAAGGGATTGTATTCAAGGATATTACAACCCTTTTAAAGGATGCGGTCTCATTTCAGAGGATGGTGGATTTGATAGGGCACCGCTATCTTGGTAAAGGGATAGACCTTATTGTAGGTATAGAGGCAAGGGGCTTTATTATTGGTGCCGCACTTGCATATAAACTAGGTGCAGGTATTGTAATCGTAAGAAAACCAGGCAAACTGCCGCACAAGACATACAAGACAACCTACTCTCTTGAGTATGGTGAAGATACCCTTGAAATCCATCAGGACGCCATAAGTCATGGGCATAACATACTTGTTGCAGATGATGTGCTGGCAACAGGGGGGACTGCATCAGCAGTATGCGGTCTTGTCCAAGAGATGGGCGGCGAGATTATAGAATGCGCATTTATTGGTGAAATTACTGCCTTAAATGGCAGGAAAAAACTTGAGCCTCATCCTGTATTTTCTTTAATAAAATTTTGA
- the bioB gene encoding biotin synthase BioB, producing MDTNLILSLQKKALSGQDISYEEGCSFVNLPDDTIFDTLASAEKVRRHYKGANINLCSIVNAKSGLCQEDCSFCSQSAFYNTDIKTYPMIDSEDIIDAAVSAAKDGVGEFSIVTSGTGVSNERDVAILIDAITGMKKNTSLERCASLGIMKADVLLKLKEAGLESYHHNLETARSFFPNICTTHDYEDDVKTIRAAKELGFYVCSGGIFGLGESREQRVELAVMLKELDVDSIPINFLNPRPGTPLGHANYLTPIECLKIIALYRFILPAKDIVICGGRQVNLRDLQCLIFAAGANGVMIGNYLTTTGRPHIDDLKMIKDLGLKPKVQGD from the coding sequence ATGGACACTAACCTTATATTAAGTTTGCAAAAGAAGGCCCTTTCAGGACAGGATATATCTTACGAAGAAGGGTGTAGTTTTGTAAATCTGCCTGATGATACGATATTTGACACACTTGCATCTGCTGAAAAGGTTAGAAGACACTATAAAGGCGCTAATATAAACCTCTGCTCAATCGTAAATGCAAAGAGCGGACTTTGTCAGGAAGACTGTAGTTTTTGCAGTCAATCAGCCTTTTACAACACAGATATTAAGACATATCCAATGATTGATTCAGAAGATATTATAGATGCAGCGGTTAGTGCTGCAAAGGATGGGGTAGGGGAGTTTTCCATAGTAACCAGCGGAACCGGGGTGTCTAATGAAAGGGATGTTGCAATCCTGATAGATGCCATAACAGGGATGAAAAAGAATACATCGCTTGAGAGGTGCGCCTCACTTGGCATTATGAAGGCGGATGTTTTGTTAAAGTTAAAAGAGGCAGGGCTGGAGAGTTATCACCACAACCTTGAAACTGCAAGGAGTTTCTTCCCTAATATATGCACAACCCATGATTATGAGGATGATGTCAAGACAATAAGAGCGGCAAAGGAACTCGGCTTTTATGTATGCTCTGGCGGTATATTTGGACTGGGTGAATCCAGAGAGCAGAGGGTTGAACTTGCTGTTATGCTGAAAGAACTAGATGTAGATTCTATCCCAATAAATTTCTTGAACCCAAGACCTGGCACACCGCTTGGACATGCAAATTATCTTACGCCGATAGAATGTCTTAAGATTATAGCCTTATACAGATTTATCCTCCCTGCAAAGGACATAGTTATATGCGGTGGGAGGCAGGTTAATTTGAGAGATTTGCAGTGCCTGATTTTTGCTGCAGGCGCAAATGGTGTAATGATTGGCAACTATCTTACAACTACAGGCAGACCCCATATAGATGATTTAAAGATGATTAAAGACCTTGGACTAAAACCAAAGGTGCAGGGTGATTAA
- a CDS encoding peptidoglycan DD-metalloendopeptidase family protein — MWRIAKTYNIDLQDIAEANNITNARQIEAGQKIFIPGAEKVIKVKPYVPKGFGVRDKRQETEETEDKTAFENDRFVWPARGEIISGFGIRDGKRHDGIDISALEGTDVLAADDGEVIYSDNELRGYGNLIIIQHKDNFVTIYAHNKENIANVGQSVKRGELIAKVGNSGNSKGYHLHFEVRKDKKPMNPVFFLQQ; from the coding sequence TTGTGGAGGATAGCAAAGACATACAATATAGATTTACAGGATATTGCAGAGGCAAATAACATAACTAATGCAAGGCAGATAGAGGCAGGGCAGAAGATATTCATACCGGGTGCAGAAAAGGTCATTAAGGTGAAGCCGTATGTTCCGAAGGGGTTTGGGGTAAGAGACAAGAGGCAAGAGACAGAAGAAACAGAAGATAAGACAGCCTTTGAAAATGACAGGTTTGTATGGCCCGCAAGAGGTGAAATCATATCAGGTTTTGGTATAAGGGATGGTAAAAGGCATGACGGGATAGACATATCAGCACTAGAGGGAACAGATGTTCTGGCAGCGGATGATGGAGAGGTAATCTACAGCGATAATGAACTTAGAGGATACGGCAATCTTATAATAATCCAGCATAAAGATAATTTTGTTACTATCTATGCACATAATAAAGAAAATATCGCTAATGTCGGACAAAGTGTCAAAAGGGGCGAACTTATTGCAAAGGTTGGAAACAGTGGAAATTCAAAGGGGTATCATCTGCATTTTGAGGTTAGAAAAGACAAAAAGCCAATGAACCCTGTATTCTTTTTGCAGCAATAA